GGCGTAATATTCTTGAATATCGGTTAAACCATATTCTACCGAATCGATTTCTTGAACAATGCGATCGCTTGTTTTTAACAAAGTATTCAACACTTCTGGTCTAGCTTGGCCTTTATCTTGTCTCCCGTAGCTAAACACATTGCGGCTTTGCCAAGTATTACCTAACTCCTCGCCAGATTCCCAATTACCATCGACTACTCTATCATTTACCAAAGAACCAAAATCACCCGCCGGATTAGAAAACAATCTTGCAGATACATTTTCTACACCTTGTGCTTTTAAAGCCAAAGCGTGTTTTCTGATAAAATTCTGTTCTTCTGATTCATCAGCATCAGCGGCACGTTGAAATAAATCATCCAATAATTCAATAATATTTACAAAACTATCCCGGAAAATCCCCGATAAATTTCCCAATATATCAATGCGAGGATGCCCAACTTCCGCCAACGGTTTTAATTTATAACGAACAATTCTCCCTGTACCTTCCTTGACAGGTTCAGCACCCACCAATTCTAACAAAATTCCCAAAGATTCACCCTTAGTTTTAATTGCATCTAATCCCCACAACATCACCGCCACAGTTTCAGGATATGTCCCATGTTCTTGCAAATGCTGGCCGATAATTTTTTGAGCAATTTCTCGTCCCCGTTCATAAGCCGCGGGTGAAGGCATTCTATAAGGGTCTAAAGCATGAATATTCCTTCCTGTAGGCAACACCCCGGCTCCATCCCGCAATAAATCACCCCCAGGCGCAGGCGGAATATATTCCCCATTCAACCCCCGCAAAAGATTTGTCAACTCATCAGTAGTTTGCATTAACAAATCCGTAATTTGCCTTTCCTCCTCTTCTACCTCTTCTCTGTGTTCTCTGCGCCTCTGCGGTTCGTCTCCAAAATAAGCCTCCAAATACGACCCCATTTCCTCTTCATTCGGCGCTTCACCCAACGTATGCAACCCAGAAGAAAACAAACGATTTTCTAGAACTTGCAAATATTCGTACAACTTCAACAGATAATCATTAAAAGCATGAGCGCTAAACATCCTGACATTTTCTGGAGTAAAAGAAATACCCAACCGTTTAGCATCTTCAAACGGGCAATCGGCATCTAAACCACTGTCTACAATTTTTTTACAAATCCCTTCCTTAAGAACATAATTCTTTTCTGGGTCTTCTCGATACTCCGAGATTAAATCGCGCAATGCAACCAATTCCTTATACAAACCTGCACGTCCATAAGGCGGTACATTGTGAGAAATTAACACCCCATAACCGCGACGCTTTGCCAAAATAGATTCCGAAGGATTATTCGCCGCATATATATATAAATTAGGCAAATTTCCTAACAGAATATCTGACCAAGAATAACCTGTATTACCTAAAGGTGAACCGGGCAACCATTCCACTGTACCGTGCATTCCAAAGTGAACTACGGCATCAGCTTGAAATTCATTTTGCAACCATTTATAGTAAGCAGCATATTGAGGATGAGGCGTTAAATCTCGTTCAAACATTAAGCGCATCGGGTCGCCTTGTATCCCCAAAGGTGGTTGTACACCTATCCACACATTACCTAGCTGCACACCACCAATGTGAAATTCATCACTGTATGTTTTAATGCCTGTTCCCGTGAGAGATTTCCATTGTTTTTCAATGCGGGAGGTTCGCAGATATCCCAGCCATTTTTCTAATGTACGAACGTTGACAGAGGCAGGGATGTTTTCTGCGTCATCAATATCTTCATCCGCCTCTTTCACCCTGCGAATCAATTCTTCGCCATCATCAGGCAAATCGCCGACGGTGTAACCTTGGTCTTTGAGTGCATGAAGGAATTTCAGCAGACTACGCGGCACATTCAATAATGCAGCTGTGCCTACAGCACCGTAACCTGGAGGAAAACCATATAAAATAATTGCAATTTTGCGTTCCGATGCAGGTTTTTGCCGCAAAGCAACCCAGCTTTTCACTCTACCAATTAATCGCTCCACCCGTTCGGGAACCAAATAAATATTTTCGCCTACCAAACCGCCAAGCGGAACAGTATCAATTGCGCCATCAAGTTCTGGCAAAGCATACAATACTACACTTTGCAATCCACCGATTCCTTGGCGCGTCCATGAGTGGATATCTTGAATTAGCAGTGGTGCAGCAACTATATAAGGTACATTCTTTGCAGTCAGGATACGCTTTGCTACTTCGATTTGTCGCCCTGCTTCCATTGAACCAGCCGGGCCACCCACAAGAGGAAAACCAATTGTCGAAACTATGGCATCTACTTTCACGGCTTCATTAGAAAGTGAAAGCGTTTCTATGTTACCTAATTGTCGTTGCTGAGTTTCGTACTCGGTTGTCATCCAATCGCGTACTGCTACATGGCCTTCCACGCCGTTGATGAAGATAGGCAAAGGAATTAACCCAGCTTCTTCAAAACGACGAATCAGTTGCGGAATGTAGGGCTGTTTGGTGATGACGTGTTTTCGGTAGAGGAGAATTCCGATAACTGGGGAAACGTGATTAGGGGAGACGCGAGTCATCGCGTCTCTACAATGGGTTTGATACCATTCTAGATATTCGCGGGGCGATTCAAAAAACCCTTGATAGTCGGGATGCAGTAAACCCATGTTGGGGGTTTCGATTGGTGGCGGAATATCACCAACTTTTAAGCCTAAGTATTTTTCTCCGAGTGTCCAGAATAATGAAGCGACGTTTTCTGAACCGCCAGCGTTCCAGTAACCATAGATAATTAACCAGTTGCGTAAGTCTTGGACTTTTTGCACTGGTACATATTTAAGTAACTTGGGGCCAATTTTTAAGAAGCTGATGTAACCAGCAAGTTTATCTTCTTCTCGTCCGTTGCTAAATTTGTCGAGGATGAATTTAACTGGTTTGGGCATTCCTTTGGGTTTATCCCCAATGGCAAAAGCACCAAGCTTGGTTAAACTCATCAATTCCAAAGCAGACTCGAACACAAGGCGGATGGGAATTTGGGCAATACGATCGCGCAGCCACAAAACTTCGTCATAATCAAACAGTAAGCTGCCGAAAAACACATCAGCGCCCTTCAGTGCTGCTTCCACCTCGTCGCGCTTGGTGGTAATATCGCGATCGCTAAATACCCGAATATCCAACTCTAAACAGCGAGAGTTAGCCAAAAAAGCCGCCTTCCTGTACAAGTCAGCGTTGAACGATTCAAACCCAGCAATCAAGACGATGCGTTTCATGCCCGTAAGCTGCGAAATATTTCTTTACTTTGATCTTAATCAAGCTTACAGGTTGATTGATAAATATCTACCTACAGATTCACTTTCCTTGATTCCTTTAGGCGGTTAACACTTCATGCTCACCAATACCCCTTGGATATTTAGATTTTAAAACGGTTGCCATGTGTTTGGTTAAGCCCAGTGCCTCATTGAACTCTTTTGATTCCTGTAGTGCTTCATATAGCGAACAGATTTCTTGTGATGACAGGTTTGTAAATGTCCGCAACTCAGTAATATCTAATCTCCGATTGAACTCATTAGCAGTATGTCGCCATTGATGTAGCAACGAAAACAAATCTCTATCTTGACGCTCTGCAAACACGCCAGATGCGATCGCTGTTTCGGTGACTGATATAATTAATCGCGGAAACACTATTGGTCGCCCTGGCTTGTGTGAGCTTGGGTCAAATCGCCTATCAGATAGAATTGCGACATTCGAACTGCACTCATTCAGTAAAGCTCGCAGAAATTCTATCCTCTTTTCGTTAGCTGATGCCCATCGTTCGCCAAAAATCCCTGTAATTGTTGCTAATAATCCCAAACCTGTCAGTAGCGACTCAAAGTTTGGTTCCTTAGTCCACCAGATGGCAGCTAAAATAAATCCCAATAGTAGCGGGAAAAACGTGATAAAGGTCACTAGGCTTTTCATAGTCGCATCGCCTCATATTAAAGCGGTCTGATTTCCGCCAGCGTTTTATCGCTTAGACCATATATCACGTACTACAGGAAAATTATTGTTAATTCCTGAAGAATCGGGAGCAACTAAGATTAAATCCATACCAAATCCATTCTTTAAACGCGGTTCCAATAGTGTATTTAGACTATCGACAAGTACCAATTTGCTGTCTGATATACTTTGCTGAATGCCAGTAGAAGTATACTTACGACTTAGAAGCAAACGAATTGTATCTTGGTCTGCAAAATTCATCACCGAGCGGTCAGGTAATGTTACTTCGATTGTATTTCCAGTTAAATTGTGATAGAAAATTTTGATCACAATTGCTCTATCAGCCTCTACAAAACCTTCAAAAAATACACTGTTTAAATCGATATGTAAATCAGTATTTTGTAGCAATGCACTTGTGACAAACTCTCTAAATGACCTAGTTTTAGCGTACTCTTTCGCTGCCTTTTGCGCTGCTTCTTCGCTTAAATCTTCAGTTGTTGCTACTTCTAAGAGTAGCTTGTCTTCCGGTCGAAGGAGTTGAGAAAGAGTTTGCAGCAGTTCTGTATCTTGTTGAAAATTAGCTAATGTATTTCCCAAAAGAGAAAACAGTACAGGACTATCATTAACAACTTTGTCAAGTAGTTTTCGTAATTCCCTAACATTTCTATCAATTGAAAAGTCGATTTGAATTGGTAGCAGGTGGGTTCCCTTCAATTGTGAGCCACGAGTTGCTTGCTGTACACCTAGCCTCAACATCTCCGAACTCATATCAACTGGAAAATAGAGTAAATCAGGATTTGATTTGAGCAATAAACTCAAAATATGTTGGTCTTTTTCACCTGTGCCAACGCCTAAACTTACGTAATGGTATTTCTGATCTTTGATATTCTTTAAATTAATTTGTTGCCATCGGGATCTAAAAGATTCTATGCTCTCTTTCATCACTAGATAGAATCGATCATTGCAAGCATGATCCCAGGCGATCGTCGGGCCTATACCCCAATACGAAAAACCTGATAAAATTTCCTTACCATCGCCTGTTGTAGAAAATTCTCCCCTCAATTCCTGCGTGAGTTCTGCAAGTTTGTTCGATTGATCTTCTCCTATAAAACAAAGAGTCCACCCTAAACCCGGTTCATTGATGGAATTCTCTAGTAGCTTCACAAAATTTAAAGGTTCCATATAGAGCTTCGTTTATTAAGCAGTCTATCTAATAAATCTCCTGCAAGTGGCTAGAAGCTAGCATATATTTTTTAATTTGAACGTGAGTTCGATAACTCTATGATGTCCGCTTAATTAGCTCAATCAAAAGACCTCTAAAAGGTTTTACTACGCAAAACCGTCTTTCTGCGAGCCGGAGAGGGACAGGCTTGAACAAAAGTTCAAGCCAGGGAGAGGTTTGTCGAATTCACGTTAATTTGAATAGAACATAAGCTGACTGTAGGGATACAGCAGTGCTTGTGTCCCTACAATGGGGTTTCTAGTTATGTAAATAAAAAGCGCTATAAATGTTCCATAGCTGATTAACTTACTACTGCAACTGACTTTTTACGGCTGGGGCGTTTGCGGTCTGATTTTTTCTTCAGTCCAACCGCTTGGGCTTCATTACTATCTGACCCATATTGTCCACGCACAACATCTTTCATCGCTAATACAGCATTATGAAATTCCCATTCTGCTAATCGCGCAGCATCAACAGCAGCACGGTATAGCGCTAGTTTTTCAGTTTCAGCTTGTTGCAGTGCCACCATAGCTTGATAAGTTTGCTGTAAGTTTGCAGCAGAAGCATCAGTACGAGTTGTGTCATAGGTGCTGACGGTTCGCAAACCGTGCCATGAAGTGACATCTTGACTAATTATTTGAAGACGCAAGCGGTTTCTTACATCTTGGGTAGGCATAGATTTATACGTGGTAAACTATCTATTTAATGTTCCCGTTGCAACACAAAATCTAACAGTAAGGTAAAGTTTTCAGATAAAACAAGGTTACAGAGGGTGGAATAAGTTTACCGACCGATGTTATGCCATAACCAACCGATGTTATGCCATAACCAGCCGATGTTATGCCATAACCAGCCGATGTTATGCCATAACCAACCGATGTTATGCCATAACTAGCCAATGTTATGCCATAACCAACCGATGTTATGCCATAACCAACTGATGTTACGCCATAACACGGGAATGTAAATATGAAACCGCAAGATGACATTAATCAGCAAGTAGCACTTAAACGTAAAGCAGTTTTTTGTTAGACATTGCAAAACTTGTTAATGAGAATCGCTTAACGCGGACAGCATCGACTCCTGCTAATTATTGATTCAAGCTAGATAAGTATCTAAAATTCAGGAGTAAAAACTTAGCACTCACAATACACAAGCTTCCTAACTCCTAACTTTTAATTATCCTAGTGGGGAACCGTGCAAGTTCAATGTATATCATCTGAGATATCTACATTTTATCAAGGGTATTCTCTGAAGAATAGTTACACTTACTGCATTTACAGGTATGTTAAAAATAACTAGATTATTTCTCAGATTGAGAATTATTTTTAATTTTGTTTTTTGTTACAATAGGTATTTTAACAATGAGATTTTATGATAGATAAATTTGGCTATAGAATTTGCTTATAATAGGATTTTGTCTACTAGAATAATCATAAGTCACACCATATCCTAATTAGGAATAACCAAATGCTAAAAAATACTGCTACAAGATGATTATTGGAAAGAGATATCAAGAAGCTAAAGAGTTATTAACTATTCTGACAAGGGTCTAAGGAGAAAAAAATGAGGTATGGAATTGATATCGGACATAATTGCCCACCAGACACAGGCGCTAGAGGTATTAAATTTGAAGATAATCTAACTTTAGATGTAGGTAATAGAGTTATAGCTAAGTTAAAAGCTTTGGGGCATGAAGTAATATCATGTAAACCAGATAGTGCTGGTACAGTAAGAGACTCGCTTTCAAAAAGATGTTCTAAAGCTAATTCAAGTAACGTAGGTGTGTATGTCTCGATTCATTTTAATTGCTTTAATGGGCAAGCCAATGGGACAGAGGTATTTGCAACTAGTGAAACAGGTAGAAAAATCGCTAAGCCAGTATTAGATGAAATCGTCAAATTAGGCTTTTTTAATCGCGGTGTTAAGAGTGGTTCCCACTTGTATGTCCTGAAAAATACGGATATGCCGGCAATTCTTGTAGAAGGTTGCTTCATTGATTCATCAAAAGATATGAATCTTTTTAACCCTGAAGCAATGGCCAATGCAATAGTCAAAGGCTTAACTGGTAAAGTGGCCAGCGCTCCTGTTAACCCTGTACCAGATGAAGAGCAGAATGTAGATACCACTGTTCTCAGACTGCAAAAAGCTTTAAATCGTCTACAAATAAAGGATAAAAATGGTAAGGCTTTAGTAGAAGATGGTGCAGGCGGGGCAAACACAAAATCTGCTTTAGAAAAATTTCAAAGTATTGTTGGGATTCAGCAAACCGGAATTGCAGATCAAGCAACATGGAATGCCATAAATCTAATTTTGGCAAAACGAATCGCCAGACCAAATCATGCTGGTGGTGTAGTTGTTGCATACTTGCAATACCGTTTAGGTATTGAGGCTGATGGTGTCTACGGGCCACAAACAGAAGCTGCTGTTAAGAGCTTTCAACAGCAAAATGGTTTAACCGCTGATGGAATTGTTGGGCCAATAACTTGGCAGAAATTCATTGGTTAGGTTAATGGCTAATTGCTTATTTGGATTGTAGTTTACGTTGAAGTAAACCAGGAGACGCAGTGAAACGGGGGAGTGCTTTAAACTAACTCTCTTGGTCACTGCGTCTTCTCTTTTTTGCATTGATTTGCGCTCTTAGAAATAGACGTTACTGTTTATCGCGAGAGTATTATGAGTTTGTGGTTAAACTTAACATGATCTTAATTCTCGCTTGATTTTAGGTTGGTAACTTCATCTTGCTTAGTTGAGCAAGCTGGAGAAAGAACTTATGGATAGCGATCGGATTTGCCGCTACCCCTTGGGTAATCGCCTACGCCTACTATCAAATCGCTACAAACGACGGAGTTTTTTGCTGGGTGCGGGATTATTAACAGGATTAGCGATCGCTAGTCAATGGCATCCAGTTTTGGCAACACCAAGGTTTTCTGCTTATCCTTTTAGTCTCGGTGTTGCTTCTGGTGACCCTTTGCCAGATGGCATTGTACTGTGGACACGACTGGCTCCAGATCCACTCAATGGCGGTGGAATGCCAGCACAAAATGTTGAAGTACAGTGGCAAATTGCCCTTGACGAAAACATGAAAAAGGTTGTAAAACGCGGGGTAGCATTAGCAACTCCCGAATTAGCCCACTCAGTACACGTCGATGTCCGCGGGCTAGAACCTGAGCGTTGGTACTGGTATCAATTTAAAGTCGGCAATGAAGTTAGCCCCATTGGGCGGACTCGCACCGCTGCGGCATTCAATAGCTCCATTAAACAACTAAACTTTGCCTTTGTTTCCTGCCAAGATTGGCAAAACGGCTATTACACAGCCTATAAACACATAGCCGATGAGGAACTCGACCTGATTGTTCATCTCGGTGACTATATTTATGAATACGGGCCAGAATCTGCTAAACCACGCCAGCATAACAGTCCAGAAATCATCACCCTTGCAGACTATCGCAACCGCCACGCTTTATATAAGACCGACCGAAATCTCCAAGCTGCCCATGCCGCCTTCCCGTGGATAGTCACCTGGGATGATCATGAAGTCGAAAACAATTACGCTAACTTAACGCCTGAAGAGAATCAAAGCCAGCAAGCATTTATTTTTCGGCGAGCCAGTGCTTATCAAGCTTACTACGAACATATGCCACTGCGAGAATCATCATTACCCCAAGGGGCTAACGCGCAGCTTTATCGGCGGTTCACTTTTGGTAACCTAGCTGAGTTCAACGTGCTAGACACCCGACAGTACCGCACCGACCAACCTTGCGATGATGGACTTAAACCCCGTTGCCCTCAAGCTTTTGACAAAAATGCAACTCTGACTGGTTCACAGCAAGAACAGTGGTTACTCAAAGGGTTAGACTAGTCTCAAGCACGCTGGAACGTAATTGCTCAACAGGTGATGTTTGCAGAATACGATTTTGATGCTCGTCCTGAAGTCGGAGTATTTAACGTAGATCAGTGGGACGGCTATGTGGCTGCACGCGATCGCCTCTTAAGATTTTTAAACCTGCGGAAACCTTCTAATCCAGTCGTGATTAGCGGCGACATCCATTCTAGTTGGGTACATGACTTAAAAGTTGATTTTAATCAACCGACCTCAACAACAGTTGGTACAGAGTTTGTGGGTACTTCCATTTCTTCTGATTTTCCCACCTCATTCATCGCCCCAGTTCAAGCTGCCCTACCCGACAATCCCCACACCAAGTTCTTCGACGGTGCTTTCCGCGGTTATGTGCGCTGCAACCTGACTCCAGAACGCTGGCAAAGCGACTATCGCGTTGTATCAACTATCACCGAGCCAAATGCCTCCGTTAGCACACTAGCTTCGTTTCTAGTCCAAAACGGACAACCGGGGGCATATCAAACTTAACCGAGTTTCAATAGAACTAAGCTAAACCTCACAGATTCTATCTGTGGGGTTTTCACTATGCATTTGCACCCATCTAAAGAATTAATCAGATAACAAGTGATTTTCGACTACAACTCTTTACCTGATGGGAACTTGCTCCATATCTACACGTCTACGCATTTTTAACTGAAAGCATTGTCCCTCTTGGATCTGAGCTATTGTATTGTCAATAAACAATCTAGTATAAATAGGTGTAAATATTATGAAACATAAATTCTGGGCAGGCTATGTGCTTGCTGCTTTAACATTTCTGCCTTTAGGATCTATAACCACTAGTCAGCAGGTTTTAGCAGCAAATTCGGTTTACCAATTAGTGCAAGCAAATTCCGGTTACAGCCAATATATGCGGCTTGGTTACACTGAAACCAAGCGGAGAAACTATCGCAGAGCTTTAAGCTATTTCCAACAAGCAGAGCGATTACGCCCTGGAGATAGGTACGCTACTACTGCTATTAGAAATGTTACAGGTTACATTCAGCAGCGTCGCAGAAATCTTATTGCCTTCGTCCCAGGTAAACCGGGGAGGGTAAGGTCAGCCGCAACACGGGGAGGTTGCCTACAAGTTGGACAAACTCCTATTCCTCTGATACCAACGGATAAAGAAGCACAACGAACAACAGCAGAACATCCCACATTCTATTTCTACATTCCTCCAAACTCTGCACAAATACAAGCACTAGAATTTTCTTTGCGGGATGATGATAGTATTGACCCCTTGTATAAGCAAACTTTTAAACCTATTGCTCAGAGCGGTATTATTGGTGTCAGTCTGCCTACTAATCAGCCTTCTCTCAAAATTGGCAAAGAGTATAGTTGGACATTTTCAATGATTTGCGATATCCGCAGCCGTGATAAAGACTTCTATCTGGAAGGCAAAATCCAACGAATGCAAGACGAAAATCTAGCTGAACAGTTGGGGCAGACAAACACAGATTTAGATCGTGCAGTTTTATTTGCAACAGCTGGATTTTGGGAAGATGCTTTGAGAACACTGGCTAATTTACGTCGTCAGCGTCCTAATGATCCAGAAGTCCAAAAATATTGGGAAGATTTATTGCAATCAGTAAACATCGAAGAAGTTATAAACAAACCTTTATTACCCTGTTGTACTGCCCAGACATAAGTTAATACCAATTTGAAAAAAGAATATGACAAACAGGCCATCTGTAGAGACGCGATTCATCGCGTCTTCACCCAAGGATGTGTT
This region of Nostoc sp. UHCC 0302 genomic DNA includes:
- a CDS encoding N-acetylmuramoyl-L-alanine amidase yields the protein MRYGIDIGHNCPPDTGARGIKFEDNLTLDVGNRVIAKLKALGHEVISCKPDSAGTVRDSLSKRCSKANSSNVGVYVSIHFNCFNGQANGTEVFATSETGRKIAKPVLDEIVKLGFFNRGVKSGSHLYVLKNTDMPAILVEGCFIDSSKDMNLFNPEAMANAIVKGLTGKVASAPVNPVPDEEQNVDTTVLRLQKALNRLQIKDKNGKALVEDGAGGANTKSALEKFQSIVGIQQTGIADQATWNAINLILAKRIARPNHAGGVVVAYLQYRLGIEADGVYGPQTEAAVKSFQQQNGLTADGIVGPITWQKFIG
- the bchH gene encoding magnesium chelatase subunit H produces the protein MKRIVLIAGFESFNADLYRKAAFLANSRCLELDIRVFSDRDITTKRDEVEAALKGADVFFGSLLFDYDEVLWLRDRIAQIPIRLVFESALELMSLTKLGAFAIGDKPKGMPKPVKFILDKFSNGREEDKLAGYISFLKIGPKLLKYVPVQKVQDLRNWLIIYGYWNAGGSENVASLFWTLGEKYLGLKVGDIPPPIETPNMGLLHPDYQGFFESPREYLEWYQTHCRDAMTRVSPNHVSPVIGILLYRKHVITKQPYIPQLIRRFEEAGLIPLPIFINGVEGHVAVRDWMTTEYETQQRQLGNIETLSLSNEAVKVDAIVSTIGFPLVGGPAGSMEAGRQIEVAKRILTAKNVPYIVAAPLLIQDIHSWTRQGIGGLQSVVLYALPELDGAIDTVPLGGLVGENIYLVPERVERLIGRVKSWVALRQKPASERKIAIILYGFPPGYGAVGTAALLNVPRSLLKFLHALKDQGYTVGDLPDDGEELIRRVKEADEDIDDAENIPASVNVRTLEKWLGYLRTSRIEKQWKSLTGTGIKTYSDEFHIGGVQLGNVWIGVQPPLGIQGDPMRLMFERDLTPHPQYAAYYKWLQNEFQADAVVHFGMHGTVEWLPGSPLGNTGYSWSDILLGNLPNLYIYAANNPSESILAKRRGYGVLISHNVPPYGRAGLYKELVALRDLISEYREDPEKNYVLKEGICKKIVDSGLDADCPFEDAKRLGISFTPENVRMFSAHAFNDYLLKLYEYLQVLENRLFSSGLHTLGEAPNEEEMGSYLEAYFGDEPQRRREHREEVEEEERQITDLLMQTTDELTNLLRGLNGEYIPPAPGGDLLRDGAGVLPTGRNIHALDPYRMPSPAAYERGREIAQKIIGQHLQEHGTYPETVAVMLWGLDAIKTKGESLGILLELVGAEPVKEGTGRIVRYKLKPLAEVGHPRIDILGNLSGIFRDSFVNIIELLDDLFQRAADADESEEQNFIRKHALALKAQGVENVSARLFSNPAGDFGSLVNDRVVDGNWESGEELGNTWQSRNVFSYGRQDKGQARPEVLNTLLKTSDRIVQEIDSVEYGLTDIQEYYANTGGLKKAAEKQRGKKVTTSFVESFSKDTTPRNLDDLLRMEYRTKLVNPKWAQAMANQGSGGAFEISQRMTALIGWGGTADFTDDWVYDQAADTYALDAEMAEKLRKANPEAFRNILGRMLEAHGRGFWQADTDKLDKLRQLYELTDEELEGVTV
- a CDS encoding DUF928 domain-containing protein, which gives rise to MKHKFWAGYVLAALTFLPLGSITTSQQVLAANSVYQLVQANSGYSQYMRLGYTETKRRNYRRALSYFQQAERLRPGDRYATTAIRNVTGYIQQRRRNLIAFVPGKPGRVRSAATRGGCLQVGQTPIPLIPTDKEAQRTTAEHPTFYFYIPPNSAQIQALEFSLRDDDSIDPLYKQTFKPIAQSGIIGVSLPTNQPSLKIGKEYSWTFSMICDIRSRDKDFYLEGKIQRMQDENLAEQLGQTNTDLDRAVLFATAGFWEDALRTLANLRRQRPNDPEVQKYWEDLLQSVNIEEVINKPLLPCCTAQT
- a CDS encoding L-histidine N(alpha)-methyltransferase, with product MEPLNFVKLLENSINEPGLGWTLCFIGEDQSNKLAELTQELRGEFSTTGDGKEILSGFSYWGIGPTIAWDHACNDRFYLVMKESIESFRSRWQQINLKNIKDQKYHYVSLGVGTGEKDQHILSLLLKSNPDLLYFPVDMSSEMLRLGVQQATRGSQLKGTHLLPIQIDFSIDRNVRELRKLLDKVVNDSPVLFSLLGNTLANFQQDTELLQTLSQLLRPEDKLLLEVATTEDLSEEAAQKAAKEYAKTRSFREFVTSALLQNTDLHIDLNSVFFEGFVEADRAIVIKIFYHNLTGNTIEVTLPDRSVMNFADQDTIRLLLSRKYTSTGIQQSISDSKLVLVDSLNTLLEPRLKNGFGMDLILVAPDSSGINNNFPVVRDIWSKR